A genome region from Defluviimonas aquaemixtae includes the following:
- a CDS encoding calcium/sodium antiporter, with the protein MTDIWLPLFGGFLFLIFGGELLVRGAVRVAERLGVSPLVIGLTLVGFGTSTPELVTSVRAALAGSPGIAYGNIVGSNIANILLIVGISALLTPMAVTSGALKRDGGVMLAVALVFAVLAAAFPITRGVGLAFVLGLALYIFYAFRTETASAAAEHGAVYEKAMALEGVDPAIMPLDKTKPNLWLSLATALAGLVLVIVGGGFLVDGAVALARSKEISETVIGLTIVAVGTSMPELVTSVVAAIRRQSDVAFGNIIGSNIYNILGIGGVTALIAPTDVPQQIIRFDIPVMILGSLALIAVAHTGLKISRREGSGLLVGYVAYLWWLWPT; encoded by the coding sequence GTGACCGACATCTGGCTTCCGCTGTTCGGCGGATTTCTGTTCTTGATCTTCGGCGGCGAATTGCTCGTGCGGGGCGCTGTGCGCGTCGCCGAACGGCTCGGCGTCTCGCCGCTCGTCATCGGCCTCACTCTCGTCGGCTTCGGCACATCCACGCCGGAGCTCGTGACATCAGTCAGGGCCGCCTTGGCCGGATCGCCGGGCATCGCATACGGCAATATCGTCGGTTCCAACATCGCGAACATTCTGCTGATCGTGGGAATTTCGGCGCTGCTCACTCCCATGGCGGTAACGTCGGGAGCGCTGAAGCGGGACGGCGGCGTGATGTTGGCCGTAGCACTGGTATTTGCCGTGCTGGCCGCAGCGTTTCCGATCACGCGCGGGGTCGGACTCGCCTTCGTTCTGGGGCTGGCGCTCTACATCTTCTATGCGTTCCGAACGGAAACCGCCTCGGCCGCAGCCGAGCACGGCGCCGTGTACGAAAAGGCCATGGCGCTCGAGGGCGTCGACCCCGCGATTATGCCTCTCGATAAAACGAAACCCAATCTGTGGCTCTCTCTGGCAACGGCCCTCGCAGGACTCGTCCTGGTGATAGTCGGCGGCGGCTTTCTCGTCGATGGCGCGGTCGCGCTCGCGCGCTCGAAAGAGATTTCCGAGACGGTTATCGGCCTGACGATCGTCGCGGTTGGCACATCGATGCCCGAACTCGTGACCTCGGTCGTCGCCGCGATCCGTCGCCAAAGCGACGTGGCTTTCGGCAACATCATCGGATCGAACATCTACAACATCCTCGGGATCGGCGGGGTCACTGCGCTGATCGCTCCGACCGATGTTCCGCAACAGATCATCCGGTTCGACATCCCGGTGATGATCCTGGGCTCGCTGGCGCTCATCGCGGTCGCCCATACCGGGCTGAAAATCTCCCGCCGCGAGGGTTCCGGATTGCTGGTGGGCTACGTCGCCTATCTCTGGTGGCTGTGGCCGACCTGA